The Oncorhynchus mykiss isolate Arlee chromosome 17, USDA_OmykA_1.1, whole genome shotgun sequence genomic interval tgtgctttgtatcttcgacgtaaaaacaagttttggacttccacacaaaattacttctttagttattttatgtttaaggaagtgtgtaggtcacattctgtatcatacagctatgaatgttatatatttagaaccacctgTTCAATTTGAATCCAGCGACGTCTGTGTCTTCAGTGTCCTAGAACTGTCTAGGtttttgtgttctgacttgtaaaacaggatgaataaaataagtaatgtaaacatagcagtaattaccaggaagctctacatttgttttaaaatcacactaaGATTGTTAAAACTGGCCTCGGGTTATTGAGAGATCTGATTTAGGATTTACCCTCGTAGCAAGGTTGTTTTATCACGTGGTTTCATTCGGGTCTCTATTTAAAAAtaacactgtctttggcaggagaaaggcCAGACTCggaggaaccagagccagggacgtccaaactagcaagacgacaccactgctcccactgtggaaagagttgTAACCGGTTATgggacctgaaacaacatgagagaatacacacaggagagaagccttaccactgctcccaatgtggaaagtgtttcaaccagagagtatacctgaaacaacatgagagaatacacacaggggagaagccttaccactgctcccagtgtggagagCGTTTCAACTGGAAATCAAACCTGAAAgcccatgagagaatacacacaggagagaagccttaccactgctcccaatgtggaaagtgctTCAACCAGTCGGgggacctgaaacaacatgagagaatacacacaggagagaagccttaccactgctcccagtgtggaaagagttttcgcCGGAAAGCACACCTGAAACGACatgaaagaatacacacaggagagaagccttaccactgctcccagtgtggaaagagtttacGCCGGAAAGCacacctgaaacaacatgaaagaatacacacaggggagaagccttaccactgctcccagtgtggagagCGTTTCAACTGGAAATCAAACCTGAAAgcccatgagagaatacacacaggagagaagccttaccactgctcccaatgtggaaagtgtttcaaccagagagtaaacctgaaacaacatgaaagaatgcacacaggagagaagccttaccactgctcccagtttGGAAAGAGTTTCAACCATCCAGGGAAGCTGAAAGCTCatgaaagaatacacacaggagagaagccttaccactgctcccagtgtggaaattgTTTCAACTGGAAATCAAACCTGAAAGcccacgagagaatacacacaggagagaagccttaccactgctcccaatgtggaaagtgtttcacccGGTCGGAGATGCTGAAAGCTCATGAaaggatacacacaggagagaagccttaccactgctcccagtgtggaaagcgttTCAACTGGAAATCAAACCTGAAAGcccacgagagaatacacacaggagagaagccttaccactgctcccaatgtggaaagtgtttcacccGGTCGGGGATGctgaaagctcatgagagaatacacacaggagagaagccttaccactgctcccaatgtggaaagtgtttcaaccagagaggaaacctgaaacaacatgaaagaatacacacaggagagaagccttaccactgctcccagtgtggaaagtgctTCAACCAGTCGTgggacctgaaacaacatgagagaatacacacaggagagaagccttaccactgctcccaatgtggaaagtgtttcaaccggtCAGGGGagctgaaacgacatgagagaatacacacagggcagaagccttaccactcctcccagggtgcaaagcttttgcccatttaggaagcctgaaagaacacATTAGACTGCACACAGAGGAGAAGGCTTATAAAGGCTCAAACTGTGGGAAAACATATTACTCATAACAGTCATTTAAATGTCAttagagaatccacacaggagagagaaattacttctcttagcgtgtatgttgatatttcacatcacattgacttcaaattcatcagagaacatacacagtgctcccgttgtcttatattgttgactgacaatatgtttacctgtctttaccagatgaaattaaatggtacagggtatactcaaacatatatttgtttgtttCTATTAGAAGACATGAAGTGAATATGGAGTCTGTCAGTTTGAATATAAAGAAGATCAGGTTCCTTCTTTTAAACTGTCCTTTTTTTAAACTCTTTGTGTTTATCTGGgtgtgtcattcctccagcactacagataatcaagtgatatttggatgtgATGCATTAGTTCCATTGTTGACATTTGTATTGTAGCCCACTGAtgatttaatgaaatgaaaatgttcacAACCTTGTGAAACTGTCCTATTATAAGCTCCTGTTCTTGGGAGTATCATCCTGTGTTGCAAACCAATTTGCACCTGTGTCCTTGTATGAATAAAGTCCCTCCCAGGAACAGGAAACTATAAAGATATGTGCTCATCACCCAATGCTTCAGGAATTCAGACTGTCTACACTGcgctgtgtaactctgttattctctctgagctcagaaataaagaatcttggtttgacttggactccagcagatccttattttataatatccaccacaactctcccacagattgctgtgtattattgtctcaatgaagagttcctcGTTCCACTTTCCTGGGGGCATTTACAACGctcccactggttgaataaacattACCCGATAgatgagattattattttatttgttaaatggcaaccaagcatcgatcatcatgtcaccagaataagaacctcaaaatgtattggaatggagcatcaagctcatcacatgCACTTTCacaaccctgtgaagttcataacttatttaatctgtagcctaataaactacgTGGTTTCtcaagtcatagtgggaggaccacacaacatatcatgtgactccaagttaactaagaTGTGATTGTTATCATTAAGGAGTTTCCACAGCCATTTCTCACTTAGacatttttactgacacaaaTATACAAACAAATTGTCAAACGAAGTAACAAATCGTCTGTCACCATTTATAAAAGTGTAcaggcatatcctgtttccatcagcccggtcattacttttgagatggttggatcaatatccaccttcatgatgtggatgaagcctgatttggaatgtctgagtagttctatatgatgtcataattcacccctctgataatcaagtgatatttggaatgtctgagtagttctatatgatgtcataatacacccctctgatagtgatacatttgctccattgtttccatgtcagttgGTTTCCCACTCTGATGGTTTATATCTGACAGAGGGGCTTTAAATGAATAGTATGGTGTGTCTTGAAATAGGATTATTAATCATAAACTCCTATAGCAACAATACACTGCAGCTTTGACATCAACATGAGAATGGTctgatgggtggtggtgctactctataggtaaggCTGTCCAATATCAATGTTCAAATAGTCActtctagccggcctccgcccagtatcctgccctgaacttagtcactgttactagccgtctaccacccagtactccaccctgtattctagtcaaggcttatcctatataactactgctgtacaaacCTTTTATATTCATATACGGTCCATAATGTCtagacacaccatcatatacattttaaacaaacggtatatatttatattccagactctgacattccTCCTTCTACCATTTCAATATTTCTAAATCCTTAAAATGAATTGTAGGGAAAATCAGTAGGTCACACAAATGACTATTTCTAAACAAAGATAATAGACAAGTAGAATGGGAGAGGTTTCTTATACTATCTTTACTTactcagtgaagagactccagggatggtgatgaaggctgtaggaatgaagatcagacagtgaagagactccagggatggagatgaaggctgtaggaatgaagatcagacagtgaagagactccagggatggagatgaaggctgtgggaatgaagatcagacagtgaagagactccagtgACGGTGATgaagaatcaaccagagaatcaaccagattgattcacagtcagtgttgttgagcagagaatcaaccagattgattcacagtcagtgttgttgagcagagaatcaaccagattgattcacaatcagtgttgttgagcagagaatcaaccaggtTGTCCATGTCCAAGTTATTCAGGTGCATAATAAAATGTTTTTCTTCTATTCTGTTATTCAACTAAAAAATTTTCTCTGAATGAGAACAAGCACATCTGTGAGCGTTATGCATTATTACATCGATTGACTGAATGATGAAGCTGACAGCTTTGTAGTAAAACCAGGTTTGGAgtcaattccaattcaattccagTAAATTCAGGAAGTAAATCAAATTCCAATTCCACCTCTTCATAATTGAAAACCATAGAAGGGAATTGTcattttcagtttacttcctgaatccTTCTCACATCCAGCCTGTTCCTGATATTCTGGTCTACATACAACGCATTCAGACatcttgacttgttccacattttgttatgttcgtcttaatctaaaatggattcaattgggatgttttcctcatcaatctacacacaacaccccataatgacaaagcaaagacagggttttagaaatgtttgcaaatgtattttataattaaaaactgaaatataacatttacataagtattcagacccttaactcagtactttgttgaagcacctttggcagcgattacagcctcaagtattcttgggtatgacgctacaagcttggcacacctgtatttttctcccattcttctctgcagatcctctcaacctctgtcaggttggatggggagcgtcgctgcacagctattttcaggtctctccagagatgttcgatcgggttcaagtccaggctctggctttgccacacaaggacattcagagacgtgtcccgaagccacttctgtgttgtcttgtcagtgtgcttagggtcgttgttctgttggaaggtgaacctttgccccagtctgaggtcctgagtgctctggagcaggttttcatcaattatctctctgtactttatttgtatttgatttatttattattgaacctttatttaacttggcaagtcagttaagaacaaattcttatttacaacggcggccaaccaaaaggcaaaaggcctcctaccGTGGCTGGGATTCAAAACAAGGATACATCCCTAGCCAAGGTCCTTcttcagtggcttcttccttgctgagcggcctttcaggttacgttgatataggactcattttactatggatatagatatttttgtacctgtttcctccagcatcttcacaaggtcttttgctgttgttctgggactggtttgcacttttcgcaccaacgtatgttgatctccaggagacagaacaagtctcattcctgagcggtatgacggctgtgtggtcccatggtgtttatacttgcatatactatagtttgtcaacaagacatttgtggagtggttgaaaaccgagttttaatgactccaacctaagcgtatgtaaacaTCCTTTGTATAGcctccactctgtactggtaccccctgtatatagcctccacattgactcggtactggtacctcctgtatatagcctccacattgactctgtactggtaccccctgtatatagtctccacattgactcggtactggtacctcctgtatatagcctccacattgactctgtactggtaccccctgtatatagtctccacattgattcggtactggtaccccctgtactagcctccacattgactctgtactggtacctcctgtatatagcctccacattgacactgtgcTGGTACCTCCTCTATATAtatcctctgattgagaaccaatctaggcaaccatagacttacctagacacctaacatgaacacaaccccataaatctaataaacccctagacaagacgaaacacatacatcacccatgtcacaccctggcctaaccaaaataataaagaaaacaaagataactaaggcaagggcgtgacagtacccccccccccccccccccccccccccccaaaggtgcggactcccggccgcacacctaaacccataggagagggtctgggtgggcgtctgtccactgTGGCGGGACGTGGACGCCACTctaccatagtcttagtccgctttcCTAGCGTCatttgagtggcgaccctcgccgccgaccttggcctagtaaccctaacAAAGGGCCCACCTGGACTGAGGGCTGCCTCATTACTGAGgaagctcaggaccgaggggtacCTCaggcctgagctacccctcggtacTGAGctactttttaaaactttttatttTGGGAATATTTTCTCAACCCTTATTTTTCTTATctacgttgttggttaagggcttgtcagtaagcatttcacgttaagatctacacctgttgtattcagcgcatgtgacaaataatatttgattgtaACTAAATATGCAGTTTCAATGTTACGGTCTTTGATTCAATTATATTTCTGAAactcaggctgtgtgtgtttatctgcgtCATTCCTTGATCATTCCTTgtggtcctgtagctcagttggtggagTATAGTGCTTGTTaaaccagggtagtgggtttgattcctgggaccacccatatgttaATTGTTTGCAAACATGACTGCAAATCCCTttagataaaagtgtctgctaaatggcagatATATCCACTGATTATACCAAACATttcgaacaccttcctaatatgaaGTTggaccctcctctttctccctcagattagcctcaattcgtcggggcatggactctacaaggtgtcgaaagctttccacagggatgctggcccatgttgactccaatgcttcccacaaatgtgtcaaattggctgggtgtcctttgggtgcagtggggtctcctcagaggaggaaggggaggaccatcgtCCTCAGTTATTTTCAGaaaaattaaaatggtaaaatatttaaaagtggtcctttttagataaaaccatactaaatataatcacgtcaccaaataatttattaaaacatattattttgcatcctccatcctcctctgggtacattgacttcaatacaaaacctaggaggctcatggttctcaagcccttccatagacttacacagtaattatgacaacttccggaggacgtcctccaacctatcagagctcttgcagcatgaactgacatgatgTCCAACCAATGAAAGGATCAAAGAAtgtatctagtactgaaagcataagctacagctagctagcactgcagtgcataacatgtggtgagtagttgactaaaagagataaaaatacaatagttgaacagttttgaacaaattattttattccaaaatgaaggagaagcgagagagagatatttcgtcatttattttccactttcattttcacttacttagctagcaaatgcagctatctagtttagtctactcaaacacttggctcaaacagagggatgctatgttagctagctggctatgactatccaacacaacactggaacttttccaagtcaaggcaagcttttggttttactaatttattgccactgggaccCGCCAAGgtaagtgctaaactgcttactgactgtacactgtaacgttactgcatgattgtagcaggtttactaacgagttagttctattagctctgttgactatgatgttactttagctaatatggtgacaacaatgtaagctgtgtgtttcagttatgaaatggtttggcttggaaaggttttttcgcctggtcacatacagcggatgtgttgtgcattgaagtacagaaacaaagggagaaggtgataagaggagagcacatagatgcaagaaggaatacaacgtgtctgtaatgaaagtgaactgtgtttttgcatgatcaggggtgtattcattccgccgattctgttgacaaacgtttaaatggaacaaaacggggataaacatacctgaatttgtccagtgATATCTCTatttcagctagatgcaggcgagagtgtgcaaggcagtattgaatgtgtcactgtctgttaacctgtctcccccttcatctacacggattgaagtggatttaactagtgacatcagtaagggatcatagctttagcctggattcacctagtctttctaagtcatggaaggagcagctgttcttaatgttttgtctacccAGTGTaaagcactacagataatcaagtgctatttgcatgtgatgcatttgttCTGTTGTTTACAGGATGATTTGTATCTTATAGAGCGTGGCTTTAAGGGAAGAGTGTGGTCACATGTAGATAAAAAAGAATGTGAAAAATTAACAGAGAAAATGTATATCAACACACTACCTATTCATAGAAGTATTTATTAATCATCTACATATTCATATTAAGCTTCTACGTCAGTGTACAGGAACGTATTATTTGGAAGAGAAAATGTATCAGCTTATTGTTAAATTATTATGACGTTCTTTCCAATACAAAAAGTGTAGTAActgtttccaaactgcgttaccgactccagtcagcagatggcgatgggCGTCTTTCAGTTGACTCTTCTTTcgtgacgtataatggactggacggacgcttcttcaggaacaacaaggcgccaactctttcaaccacctcgatagcttgctagacaacataaaaactgaaagattgacgTTTTAGACCATGTTAATGTACATTAGCTAATCTCAGTGTTTTCAACAAGTTTCGGTTGACGTATCAACTGGTTCAATTTGCAAACGTGTTAAAGATTGATActgagcctagcactaggctagacgctaatgctagctagctagataacatccctgaccatgagctcactaaACTACTCCTCCCTTGCTAATGAAGAGGGAGTCTGCTGTATGGAGAAAGAatctttcagaatgaaaaaggaggaagaggaggctgttatagtgaaagaagagaaagaaccgtttagagaggaagaggatgctgtctcaataaaggtgaaggaggaagacgttttgggggtgaaagaggaagagaccGAATATgagattaacaccagtgagtactgtctttaacagggacacaaactatgccgttgttgaactaatgtgtggttttaaagtggcattctactgaagttctacacttgaatatgttgttcagtactgtaggaattgttaaagggtcaatctgccattggttcatatattttagggacttttcaattagatgtattgaattttccatgtggtctatattgaagttcccctcatctaatataacaggcttttaaaattctatATTGGTGCATATTTTCTACTTAAAATAACAAAGGGATGCAAAAGCCACCCATTTTGTGGAACGAcccttttacatttgcatcacaaaCACTATTTTAggaaatcatgatgaaagtggccattttagacaTATGCATGCCTCTTGTAACTCTATGATTGCAATAGATGGTCATAAGTTTACGATCTGTTTGATGTCCTCGTTCACACAgaagagagacatgactatggtggatcctctggggagcctcaacaacatcctgatgctgacgaggaagagaagagtctctccagatcagaacaccagatggtacagcttggtctggccAGCTTGCTCTCTCTGGGTCTGGGATGGGTTTCTGTAAAACACTTCATGTCAACAGTGGCATCAgcaggtctagcatacagcttggtctggtctagcatacagcttggtctggtctagcatacagcttgatctctctgggtctgggctgggtttctgtaaatcACTTcatgacatcagcatccataatgatgtgcgtccgtgtcccctctttatggttaccaggacaacgctagcccttcctccctcccggagtccctGTATCGTgcctctcctggtagcaccttactgctgggtaggaagaggttgtctgtgctgctggtggactgcaggaaaacaacagggctgagtggaactgtgagaggaggagcagagaagaaaggagcagatttgacacatcaaagtaagtgctgtagtttagtttgaacaaatacaatagatctgTTACCAGGAAGATAGACTGGTATCTGCTACCAGGataaccagcagagttctgttagttgacaggtatatggatgttatgaatataACACTGAgaaaggattctgccaatgaaaagagagaaaccaattgaccatataaaaccttgatgaaagttagcttcgGAGAGAAGGTTTTAATGATCAAGAGAAagtttcaagatgatccaatgtaaggtgcttgttttacaaaaacttttccttaaaacattatggatgttacattgcctgtcgcAGTCAACGCCCCTATCTTTACAAGACTGTAgaacaggcaaactaaactcaAGACTTTGGTCATTAATTAACTAGTACTGAAGAAAAGCTGTgatcaggctgcccactcaagcAAAAGCTtcgaactgtaaccagtgccggcAACCTtgttcaggttatcaatcaacctaccagggtagtgacaaacagtagaggaatgaaatcatcaacatggtttgatcatatctttactaatgctgcagaaatggggTTTAAAGCAGCTATgaaagttatatacagtatatcacaaaagtgagtacacccctcacatttttgtaaatatttaggtatatcttttcatgtgacaacactgaagaaatgacacttttctacaatgtaaagtagtgagtgtacagcttgtataacagtgtacatttgctgtcccctcaaaataactccacacacagccattaatgtctaaaccgctggcaacaaaagtgagtacacccctaagtgaaaatgtccaaaatgggcccaattagccattttccctccccggtgtcatgtgactcgttagtgttacaagggcTCAGGTGTGactggggagcaggtgtgttaaatttggtgtcatcgctctcacactccctcatactgactggtcactggaagttcaacatggcacctcatggcagaGGTCTCTCTGAGGATCTGAGAAAAAttattgttgctctacataaagatggcctgggctataagaagattgccaagaccctgaaactgagctgcagcacggtggccaagaccatacggCGGTTttactggacaggttccactcagaacaggcctcgccatggtcgaccaaagaagttgagtgcacgtgctcagcgtcatatccagaggttgtgtttgggaaatagacgtatgagtgctgccagcattgctgcagaggttgaaggggtgaggggtcagcctgtcagtgctcagaccatacgccgtacactgcatcaaattggtctgcatggctgtcgtgccagaaggaagcctcttctaaagatgatgcataAGAAAgtccgcaaacagtttgctgaagacaagcagactaaggacatggattactggaccatgtcctgtggtctgatgagaccaagaaacttatttggttcagatggtgtcaagcgtgtgtggcggcaaccaggtgaggagtacaaagacaagtgtgtcttgcctacagtcaagcgtggtggtgggagtgtcatggtctggtgctgcatgagtgctgccggtactggggagctacagttcattgagggaagcATGAATGCCAAGATGTACTGTGACATACAtacaacatgataacgaccccaaacacacctccaagacgaccactgccttgctaaagaagctgagggtaaaggtgatggactggccaaacATGTCTctagacctaaaccctattgagcatctgtggggcatcctcaaatggaaggtggaggagtgcaaggtctctaacatccaccagctccgtgatgtcgtcatggaggagtggaagaggactccagtggcaacctgtgaagctctggtgaactccatgcccaagagggttaaggcagtgatGCAGAAAATGATGGtgggtggccacacaaaatattgacactttgggcccaatttggacattctcacttttgttgccagcagtttagacattaatgtgtgttaagttattttgaggggacagcaaatttacactgttaaacaagctgtacactcactaatTTACAT includes:
- the LOC110511217 gene encoding zinc finger protein OZF-like; amino-acid sequence: MVWDELDRRGCQGCFITWFHSGLYLKITLSLAGERPDSEEPEPGTSKLARRHHCSHCGKSCNRLWDLKQHERIHTGEKPYHCSQCGERFNWKSNLKAHERIHTGEKPYHCSQCGKCFNQSGDLKQHERIHTGEKPYHCSQCGKSFRRKAHLKRHERIHTGEKPYHCSQCGKSLRRKAHLKQHERIHTGEKPYHCSQCGERFNWKSNLKAHERIHTGEKPYHCSQCGKCFNQRVNLKQHERMHTGEKPYHCSQFGKSFNHPGKLKAHERIHTGEKPYHCSQCGNCFNWKSNLKAHERIHTGEKPYHCSQCGKCFTRSEMLKAHERIHTGEKPYHCSQCGKRFNWKSNLKAHERIHTGEKPYHCSQCGKCFTRSGMLKAHERIHTGEKPYHCSQCGKCFNQRGNLKQHERIHTGEKPYHCSQCGKCFNQSWDLKQHERIHTGEKPYHCSQCGKCFNRSGELKRHERIHTGQKPYHSSQGAKLLPI